GTGCAGACCTAATTACAACTCTGCTGTAGCTACATTTTGTAACAACATAGCAAATGGCCTTCCTATTCAGGTTAATGACCCGAGTACAGAATTGGAACTTGTATATATCGACGATCTTGTAGAAGAGATGCTTGATGCACTTGAGAACAAAGAGCATTACATGACAGATGTATTATTAAACGCAAGCGAAGAGACAAGTGATTACGGCGATGGTAAAAGATATTGCTGCGTTCCGGTTTATCACAGGGCTACTCTTGGAGAGATAGTTAATCTTCTTCATACTTTTGAGGAAGTTCCCAAAACTCTTATTGTACCTGAGATTCCAGACGGCTCTTTTGCCAAGAAATTGTATTCAACATACCTTTCATATCTGCCAAAAGAGAAGATGATCTTTGATATTCCTACACATGAGGATGACAGAGGCTCTTTTACCGAGATTTACAAGTCACTTAACTGTGGACAGATCAGCATAAATGTATCAAAACCCGGTGTGATCAAGGGCCAGCATTGGCACAACTCCAAATGGGAGATATTCATTGTAGTATCGGGAAGAGCTCTTATACAGGAGAGGAAGCTTGGAATAGATCCTGAGACGGGCAAAGAGTATCCGGTTATAAACTTCGAGGTATCGGGTGACAAGCTTCAGGCGGTTCAGATGCTTCCCGGATATACTCACAATATTATAAACCTCTCAGATACAGAAAACCTCGTAACTGTTATGTGGGCAAATGAAATTTTTGATGGGAATAAGCCTGAGACATACAGGGAGATTGTCGAGTAACACTCTGTATTAGTGGTTGAGATACAGGGGGAACATAATAGTTAAGGGGAATCAGAAAAGGAGTGTATTATGTTCACAAGGAAAACAAAGGAAGATAAGCCGGTTGTGGCTATCTGCTACGATTTTGATAAAACTCTTTCGCCTAATGATATGCAGGCTCAGGGGTACATACAGTCTGTAGGCTATGATGTTGATGAATTCTGGAAGGATTCCAACAGCGTTGCTTTTGCAAATGAGATGGACCAGAATCTTGCTTACATGTACAAGATGCTTGATGAAGCAAGGGGAAAATTTGTATTCAACAAGCAGGCACTTATGGACTATGGTTCTAAGGTTGAGCTCTTTAAGGGTGTTGAGGAGTGGTTTGACAGAATTCGTCAGTACGGCGCAGATAACGGTGTAATTGTTGAGCATTACATCATTTCTTCAGGCCTTAAGGAGATGATCGAGGGAACCTCAATTGCCAAGAAGGGCGTGTTTGAGCAGATCTACGCAAACAGCTTTTATTATGATAACAGGGGCGAGGTTAAGTGGCCGGCTCAGGTTGTCAACTACACCAACAAGACTCAGTTCCTCTTTAGAATTGAGAAGGGGGTCTTAAATCCAAATGATCCAATGGTCAACGATTACATTCCTCTTGAGGAAGTAAGAATTCCATTTAGAAATATGATCTACATTGGCGACAGTGATACGGATGTGCCATGCATGAGACTTGTAAATGCTTATGGCGGTCATTCTATCGGAGTTTATAACTCAGAGACAGGTGATAAGACCAAGGTTTACAAGATGATGCAGGAAGACAGGATCAGATTTTTTGCTCCTGCTGATTATACAGACGGAAGCGAGCTTGACTGCCTGGTTAAGGCAATCATCGACAGAACACAGGCTAATGAGAAACTTCACGATATTCATAACAAGATGAAGAGAGAGTATCTTGAGGCTGAGAAACACAAAAACTGATTTGATTCACAGATTGGGAAACAGGCGTGAGCAAATTACTGATAGTAAATTCTGTTCTGGGCTTTGGCTCAACAGGCAAAATAGTCATGAACATAGCCAGGGAATACGAACAGAAGGGCTACGAGGTTAAGGTAGCATTTGGCAGGATCATGAAGCAGGCGGCAACGTCATCAGATGGCAAAAGAGCTGCTTTGTACGGAAATATGGGCGTGCGTATCGGAAACGATATGGACGTCTATTGTCATGGAATTCTTTCAAGGATCACAGATAAACACGGGCTTTATTCCAGGATGTCCACCAGGAAGTTCCTGAAATGGGCAAGTGAGTATGATCCGGACGTTTTGTGGATGCACAATATCCACGGCTACTATATCAACTATGAGATGTTGTTTGACTGGATCAAATCAAGGCCACAGATGAAGGTCAAGTGGACACTGCATGACTGCTGGTCTTTTACCGGGCACTGTGCACACTTTGCTTATGTTAAGTGTGATAAATGGAAAGAAGGGTGCCATGACTGCCCACAGCGTGCAACATACCCTGCGGCTATAAGGGATAACAGCGTAGGAAACTTTAGGCGTAAAAAAGCAGCTTTTACCGGAGTTTCTGATATGACTCTGATCACTCCATCCGAATGGCTTAAAGATATGGTGAAGCAAAGCTATATGTCAGAGTACCCTGTAGAAGTGAAGTACAACACGATAAATACTGAAGTTTTCAGGCCTGTGGATAACTCTTTTAAAAGGAATCATGGAATAGAGGATAAAAAGATGATCCTGGGAGTTGCCAGTTTCTGGAATGAGAGAAAAGGGTTGGATGATTTTATAGAGCTGGACAAGAAGCTGAGAAGTATTGATGAAAGCGAAAGTACAGACTTGGCATCAGAACAGAATAGTGCACATGGAACGGAAAAAGGTAACAGATCCAAATTCAAGATTGTGCTTGTGGGACTTAGCGAAGCGCAGATGGAAGACCTTAGAAAAAAGGGTTCAGATATATTGGGAATTCCGAGGACTAACAGTGTATCGGAAATCGTAGAGATTTATTCGGCAGCAGATGTGTTTGTTAATCCAACCTACGAGGATACCTTCCCCACTGTCAATATGGAGGCTGAGGCCTGCGGAACACCTGTAATTACATACGACACAGGCGGATGTAGAGAGACGCTTAAGTCGGATAAGAGCATGGTAATTCCACAGAGCGTTGATGAGATAATCGAGGCGCTTGGTAAAATGAATGTTTGAGTATAATGATATTCAGATACTGAGTGGTGTTATGTGATAGTTGGAAATATGATTATTGCAATATAGATTTTGAAGTTATTGGGTACAGAAAGAAGATAAAAATATGAGTTTAGATAACACAATGAAAGTTCCTTTTGTAAGTTTTAAACCTTTGGAAAAAGAGCTTGATGGTGATCTTCGAGTAGCTTTTGAAAGAGTATACGAGAACAGCTGGTATATTGAGGGCAAAGAAGACGAAAAATTTGAAGCTTCATTTGCTGAATATTGTAAGAGCAAGTACTGTGTTGGAGTTGGAAACGGCCTCGACGCCCTGATGCTGGCACTTAAAGCCCTGGGAGTAAAGGAGGGGGATGAAGTAATTGTCCCATCTAATACATATATTGCTACAGCTCTTGCAGTAACTTACGTTGGAGCAACTCCTGTTTTTGTTGAGCCGGACATCAGGACTTTTAACATTGATCCTGCGCGTATTGAGGAAAAGATAACAGACAAAACTGTAGCTATTATGCCTGTACATCTTTATGGACAGGCTTGCGATATGGATCCTATTATGGAAATTGCCGGAAAGCATGACCTGTATGTGGTCGAAGACTGTGCTCAGGCTCATGGGGCTACATACAAGGGCAGGGTTATAGGCTCTTTTGGTAATGCCGCAGGCTTTAGTTTCTATCCGGGCAAGAATCTTGGTGCTCTTGGTGATGCCGGTGCAACAGTCACAAATGATAAAGATCTTGCTGCCAAGATCAGAGCTCTTGGCAATTACGGCTCTGATTATAAGTATCATCACATCTATAAAGGCAACAACTCAAGACTTGATGAGATGCAGGCAGCTTTTTTATCTGCCAAGCTTCCTCATCTTGATAAGGTTAATGTAAACAGACGCAGTATTGCAGATAAGTATCTGAAGGGCATTACAAATCCTGAGGTTATATTGCCTTTTGTACCTGACTATGCAGTTCCGGTGTGGCATATCTTTGGAATCCGCTGCAAGAGAAGGGATGAGCTTGAGAAGTTCCTGAATTACCGCGGAATCACAACTAACAAACACTATCCGATTCCTATGCACCTTCAGGAATGCTACAAGGATCTTGGCTATAAAGAGGGAGATTTCCCTATTGCTGAAGAAATCAGCACAACAGAACTTAGTATTCCTATGTTCTACGGAATGACTGATGAGCAGATTCAATATGTAATTGATACGATCAATGATTTCAAATAATAAATAATACGATTCTGAAACAAGTAGGTAATTCCTATTTGTGAGAGCCAATATATTTTTGGTTAGGGGAGTTCTAGTGAAAAAGAAAAGTTTTGCTTGTTTTTATCTGATATATACCGCTATTTTTGCAGCCATGGTATTTGCTGTGTTCCATGCATTCTTTGAAGCAAATGCAACTTTTGTGAACATGGCTGATGCTTTCAGGCAGCACCTTAAGGCGCTGGCTTTTTACTCCAAGTGGATGAGGGGAGTTCTGTATAGAATATTTACAGAGCATTCTTTGGACATACAGACTTTTTCTCTTGGTATGGGATATGGAACAGACATATATCCTACGCTTCAGTACTACGCAATTGGAGATTTATTAAATCTCCCGGCAATTTTCGTCAAGAATCAGTACATCTACATTTATTTCCAGGTAGTAATGATGCTAAGGCCATATCTTGCAGGAATCACTTTTTCACTTCTTGTTTTCTATTTAAGGCCCAAGGCTTCCAGGATTGGTGTAATGGCGGGAATGTTTACCTACGCATTTTGTACATTCTTTTTGTTCCTTGGAATCTGGCATCCGTTTTTTGCAAACCCGCTTATTTACTTCCCGCTTGTTATTCTGGGAGCTGAGAAGATCCTTAGGGAAAAAAGAAGCGGTTTCTTTGCATTTTCTATTTTCCTTGCAGGAAGTAACAATTTCTTTTTCTTCTACATGATGGTTCTCCTAACTATAGTGTATGTGATAGTTAGAGCTATCTTTATACACGGCAGGGATCTTGCTAAATGGGGACAGCTAATTGTTAAATTCATGATTTCAGGAATTATAGGAAGCATGATGGCGATGATAACGCTTCTTCCTGTTATTATGGCCTTTCCTGCCAATCCCAGAGTCAGTACAGGAATAAGAGTTCCGCTTTTTTATACCAAGGACTATTACTACGAGCTGATCCGCAACTTCTTTAGCTTTGTGTATCACGGGCTATATGATACCCAGATTGGCCACCATGGAGTCATACTTCT
The sequence above is a segment of the Butyrivibrio proteoclasticus B316 genome. Coding sequences within it:
- a CDS encoding DegT/DnrJ/EryC1/StrS family aminotransferase, coding for MSLDNTMKVPFVSFKPLEKELDGDLRVAFERVYENSWYIEGKEDEKFEASFAEYCKSKYCVGVGNGLDALMLALKALGVKEGDEVIVPSNTYIATALAVTYVGATPVFVEPDIRTFNIDPARIEEKITDKTVAIMPVHLYGQACDMDPIMEIAGKHDLYVVEDCAQAHGATYKGRVIGSFGNAAGFSFYPGKNLGALGDAGATVTNDKDLAAKIRALGNYGSDYKYHHIYKGNNSRLDEMQAAFLSAKLPHLDKVNVNRRSIADKYLKGITNPEVILPFVPDYAVPVWHIFGIRCKRRDELEKFLNYRGITTNKHYPIPMHLQECYKDLGYKEGDFPIAEEISTTELSIPMFYGMTDEQIQYVIDTINDFK
- a CDS encoding HAD family hydrolase yields the protein MFTRKTKEDKPVVAICYDFDKTLSPNDMQAQGYIQSVGYDVDEFWKDSNSVAFANEMDQNLAYMYKMLDEARGKFVFNKQALMDYGSKVELFKGVEEWFDRIRQYGADNGVIVEHYIISSGLKEMIEGTSIAKKGVFEQIYANSFYYDNRGEVKWPAQVVNYTNKTQFLFRIEKGVLNPNDPMVNDYIPLEEVRIPFRNMIYIGDSDTDVPCMRLVNAYGGHSIGVYNSETGDKTKVYKMMQEDRIRFFAPADYTDGSELDCLVKAIIDRTQANEKLHDIHNKMKREYLEAEKHKN
- a CDS encoding polysaccharide biosynthesis C-terminal domain-containing protein, whose product is MKILVTGAKGFVGRNLVENLKNVRDGKNRTRPDLTIDEIYEYDIDTDPDLLQDYCRNADFVFHLAGVNRPKDPKEYMDGNFGFSSVLLNTLKECKNTAPVMLSSSIQASLTGRFAGSEYGKSKLAGEELFFKYGEETGAKVLVYRFPNLFGKWCRPNYNSAVATFCNNIANGLPIQVNDPSTELELVYIDDLVEEMLDALENKEHYMTDVLLNASEETSDYGDGKRYCCVPVYHRATLGEIVNLLHTFEEVPKTLIVPEIPDGSFAKKLYSTYLSYLPKEKMIFDIPTHEDDRGSFTEIYKSLNCGQISINVSKPGVIKGQHWHNSKWEIFIVVSGRALIQERKLGIDPETGKEYPVINFEVSGDKLQAVQMLPGYTHNIINLSDTENLVTVMWANEIFDGNKPETYREIVE
- a CDS encoding glycosyltransferase, giving the protein MSKLLIVNSVLGFGSTGKIVMNIAREYEQKGYEVKVAFGRIMKQAATSSDGKRAALYGNMGVRIGNDMDVYCHGILSRITDKHGLYSRMSTRKFLKWASEYDPDVLWMHNIHGYYINYEMLFDWIKSRPQMKVKWTLHDCWSFTGHCAHFAYVKCDKWKEGCHDCPQRATYPAAIRDNSVGNFRRKKAAFTGVSDMTLITPSEWLKDMVKQSYMSEYPVEVKYNTINTEVFRPVDNSFKRNHGIEDKKMILGVASFWNERKGLDDFIELDKKLRSIDESESTDLASEQNSAHGTEKGNRSKFKIVLVGLSEAQMEDLRKKGSDILGIPRTNSVSEIVEIYSAADVFVNPTYEDTFPTVNMEAEACGTPVITYDTGGCRETLKSDKSMVIPQSVDEIIEALGKMNV